The proteins below come from a single Hirundo rustica isolate bHirRus1 chromosome 6, bHirRus1.pri.v3, whole genome shotgun sequence genomic window:
- the ZFP36L1 gene encoding mRNA decay activator protein ZFP36L1 yields the protein MSTALVSPTIFDLSEVLCKSNKMLNYSPSGVSGCLLDRKAVGTPAGGGFPRRHSVTLPNSKFHQNQLLSSLKGEPAPMLGPRESRFRDRSFSEGGERLLQQKQPGGQVNSSRYKTELCRPFEENGACKYGDKCQFAHGIHELRSLTRHPKYKTELCRTFHTIGFCPYGPRCHFIHNAEERRAVAGSREPALTDRPRLQHSFSFAGFPSAAASGLLDSPTSITPPPMLSADDLLGSPTLPDCASNPFTFSSQELVSLFAPSMGVQVPSGSSPTTFLFRPMSESPNIFDSPPSPQDSLSDQEGYLSSSSSSHSGSDSPILDTSRRLPIFSRLSISDD from the exons ATGTCCACAGCCCTGGTGTCGCCCACCATCTTCGACTTGAGCGAAGTTTTATGCAAG AGCAACAAGATGTTGAATTACAGCCCCTCGGGTGTCAGCGGGTGCCTGCTGGACAGGAAGGCGGTGGGCACCCCGGCGGGCGGGGGTTTCCCTAGGAGGCATTCTGTCACCCTGCCCAACTCCAAGTTTCACCAGAAccagctcctcagcagcctGAAAGGGGAGCCGGCTCCCATGCTGGGCCCCCGGGAAAGCCGCTTCCGGGACCGCTCCTTCTCCGAGGGTGGCGAGCGCCTactgcagcaaaagcagccCGGGGGACAGGTCAACTCCAGCCGCTACAAGACGGAGCTGTGCCGCCCCTTCGAGGAGAACGGCGCCTGCAAGTACGGTGACAAGTGCCAGTTCGCCCACGGCATCCACGAGCTGCGGAGCCTCACCCGTCACCCCAAGTACAAGACCGAGCTGTGCCGCACTTTCCACACCATCGGCTTCTGCCCCTATGGGCCGCGCTGCCACTTCATCCACAACGCGGAGGAGCGCCGCGCCGTGGCGGGGAGCCGGGAGCCCGCCCTCACCGACAGACCCCGCCTGCAGCACAGCTTCAGCTTCGCCGGCTTCCCCAGCGCTGCTGCCAGCGGGCTGCTGGACAGCCCCACTTCCATCACACCGCCGCCCATGCTGAGCGCCGACGACCTGCTGGGCTCCCCCACCTTGCCTGACTGCGCCAGCAACCCTTTCACCTtctccagccaggagctggtcAGTCTCTTTGCCCCCAGCATGGGGGTGCAGGTGCCCAGCGGGAGCTCCCCCACTACCTTCTTGTTCAGGCCCATGTCCGAGTCCCCCAACATATTTGACTCGCCACCCAGTCCTCAGGACTCCCTCTCTGACCAGGAGGGCTatctgagcagctccagcagcagccacagcggCTCAGATTCCCCTATCCTGGACACCTCAAGACGTCTTCCCATCTTCAGCAGACTCTCCATCTCTGACGACTAA